From Pirellulales bacterium, one genomic window encodes:
- a CDS encoding transposase, which yields MGGARTDSQGKVTKGWDHDPPAKEKLVPFGVLMLATGALTLLFGTAETSDFWGDCLHAWWESVRKQCRTVRRLVVYLDNGPKNSGSRTQFLKRMIEFADWSGLEIRLVYYPPYHSKYNPIERCWSSLQKKWNGVLLTCWDVVRACALPLHFPAEPPSFPRLQGICATHLPRNRSRATTTSPAWIELTVVFSSRTDS from the coding sequence AGAACCGACAGCCAAGGTAAGGTCACCAAGGGCTGGGACCACGATCCGCCGGCGAAGGAGAAATTGGTGCCGTTCGGGGTCTTGATGCTGGCTACGGGCGCCTTGACGCTCTTGTTTGGCACTGCGGAGACCAGCGACTTTTGGGGAGACTGCTTGCATGCTTGGTGGGAGTCGGTTCGCAAACAATGCCGCACGGTTCGGCGTTTGGTCGTCTACCTGGACAACGGGCCGAAGAATTCCGGCTCGCGGACTCAGTTCCTCAAACGCATGATCGAGTTTGCCGACTGGTCCGGGCTGGAAATTCGCTTGGTTTACTATCCGCCCTATCACAGCAAGTACAATCCGATTGAGCGCTGCTGGTCGTCGTTGCAGAAGAAGTGGAACGGCGTGCTGCTCACCTGCTGGGATGTTGTGCGCGCCTGCGCATTACCGCTCCATTTCCCCGCCGAGCCCCCCTCCTTTCCCAGACTCCAAGGCATTTGCGCCACTCATTTGCCTCGCAACCGCTCGCGCGCTACCACCACCTCACCCGCCTGGATCGAATTGACTGTCGTCTTCAGTTCCCGGACAGACTCCTAG
- a CDS encoding sugar phosphate isomerase/epimerase gives MHYIECGVIDGASWIHGLGYFPHVALYEDPAVLRQKMERFGVRFSQIDAAFPISASDAPLRGVPYVLKTIAWAALAGCPCVDTTDGLHAPPGITDQDAMDMMKRSYQQMIEVAEAHKIVLNIEPHGYFTTKPEFMRRMLDFCDSPYLRLNLDTGNTFIAGQDPATYLGQFIDRVSHVHVKDVPASLMEARGKSMGIAANDYCVLGEGVNAENIKKCLIMLRDHGYQGTLSMECEGRGGPMIDQSLAWIRKTLAELKIPEEK, from the coding sequence GTGCACTACATTGAGTGCGGTGTCATTGACGGGGCAAGCTGGATTCATGGCCTGGGTTATTTCCCGCATGTGGCATTATACGAAGATCCGGCCGTCTTGCGGCAAAAGATGGAGAGATTCGGCGTCCGCTTCTCGCAAATCGATGCCGCGTTTCCGATCTCCGCGTCTGACGCTCCATTGCGAGGCGTCCCCTATGTGCTAAAGACGATCGCCTGGGCGGCACTGGCGGGCTGCCCGTGCGTCGACACCACAGACGGCTTGCACGCCCCTCCCGGCATCACGGACCAGGACGCGATGGACATGATGAAGCGGAGCTATCAACAGATGATTGAGGTGGCCGAGGCTCACAAGATCGTTCTCAATATCGAGCCGCACGGATATTTCACCACCAAGCCCGAATTCATGCGCCGAATGCTCGATTTCTGTGACTCGCCCTACCTGCGATTGAATTTGGACACGGGCAACACGTTTATCGCCGGCCAGGATCCGGCCACCTACCTCGGCCAGTTCATCGACCGCGTGAGCCATGTGCATGTGAAGGATGTTCCCGCATCGCTCATGGAGGCCCGCGGCAAGTCGATGGGCATCGCGGCCAACGACTACTGTGTCTTGGGCGAGGGGGTTAATGCCGAGAATATCAAGAAATGCCTGATCATGCTTCGCGACCACGGCTACCAAGGGACGCTCAGCATGGAATGCGAAGGTCGCGGCGGCCCAATGATCGACCAATCGCTCGCCTGGATCCGAAAAACATTGGCCGAATTGAAGATCCCGGAAGAAAAATAG